The following coding sequences lie in one Bacteroides helcogenes P 36-108 genomic window:
- a CDS encoding tyrosine-type recombinase/integrase produces the protein MEDKALYRKESVVSSDLSDYVADVIAALKEEKKYAAAHNYLSTLCSFIRFWGDRELPASDVSVPLGSPTLPMVEVFSSGALKKYESWLVSRRCSSNTISTYMRVLQAVYHRWLPPGASGYNPVLFKDVRTRVEAPTKRALTVQQISRLASTDFSSLSPKHQRALAYFLLMFMLRGMPFIDLAHLRKTDLQDGRIVYQRHKTGKPMVVDLLPESLRLIQKFRDKTDSVYLFPLLDGGLHDAEELYRCYQVALLRFNRELTGLMRLLLPGVKVSSYTARHTWATTAYHMGVSVGLISESLGHSSIQVTMAYLKPFDREVIDKVNKQVISFVRKCKKWKKQEYNMLYGTFLG, from the coding sequence ATGGAAGATAAAGCATTGTATAGAAAGGAATCAGTGGTGTCAAGTGACTTGTCCGACTATGTAGCCGATGTAATTGCTGCTTTGAAAGAAGAGAAGAAATACGCGGCGGCCCACAATTATCTCAGTACTCTGTGCTCTTTTATTCGTTTTTGGGGCGACAGGGAATTGCCGGCATCAGATGTATCTGTACCGTTGGGAAGTCCTACTTTACCGATGGTTGAGGTGTTCAGTTCCGGTGCACTGAAGAAATATGAATCGTGGCTGGTTTCCCGGCGATGCAGTTCCAATACCATTTCCACCTACATGCGTGTTTTGCAGGCGGTGTACCACCGCTGGCTGCCACCGGGGGCCTCAGGCTATAATCCGGTGCTTTTCAAAGATGTCCGTACCAGGGTGGAGGCGCCCACCAAGCGTGCGCTGACCGTGCAGCAGATAAGTCGGCTGGCTTCTACAGATTTTTCCTCACTGTCCCCGAAGCACCAGCGAGCGCTTGCCTATTTTCTGCTGATGTTTATGTTGCGTGGCATGCCTTTCATAGATCTTGCACATCTGCGAAAAACGGACTTGCAGGACGGGCGCATCGTCTATCAACGCCATAAGACCGGCAAGCCTATGGTAGTGGACTTACTTCCCGAATCTCTCCGGCTGATACAGAAGTTCCGAGATAAGACAGATTCCGTTTATCTGTTTCCACTACTTGACGGCGGGCTGCACGATGCCGAAGAACTGTACCGGTGCTATCAGGTTGCCTTGCTCCGTTTCAATCGTGAATTGACCGGATTGATGAGACTGCTTCTTCCCGGTGTGAAGGTCAGTTCGTACACCGCCCGTCATACATGGGCTACGACTGCTTATCATATGGGAGTATCTGTCGGGCTTATCAGTGAATCTTTAGGGCATTCGTCCATCCAAGTAACGATGGCCTACCTGAAACCTTTCGATCGGGAAGTGATAGATAAAGTAAACAAACAGGTGATCTCTTTTGTGAGAAAGTGCAAAAAGTGGAAGAAACAGGAATACAACATGCTATACGGTACGTTTTTAGGCTGA
- a CDS encoding ATP-binding protein, which produces MRFFDRTEEIASLRKIREMAQDNAQFTVVTGRRRIGKTSLVWKAYEDEPILYFFVARKAEGDLCEDYRLEIENKLGVPTMGRAEHFTDVFEFLMKLSAERPITLFIDEFQEFFRVNKSVFSDMQRIWDLYSPKSHINLIVCGSIYSMMTKIFKDKKEPLYNRQSRFMTVRPFTPTVLKDILSEYNSGYTAEDLLALYAFTGGVAKYVQLLVDAGATTKTAMLDQIIKADSIFLGEGKAILIEEFGKDYGIYFSILSAIARGKTSRSEIENVVGKEIGGYLTKLEKEYEIISKKQPLFEKSSAKNVRYIIEDNFFTFWFRFIYKYSYMLEIENYGSVKMIIGRDYETFSGLMLERYFKRVLIERQVYTRIGGWWDRKGENEIDIVAENELDDTATFFEVKRKAENIDMEKLEAKAAAFMRATGEFKGYSLSYKGLSMTDM; this is translated from the coding sequence ATGAGATTTTTCGACAGGACAGAAGAAATAGCCTCTCTTCGCAAGATTCGCGAAATGGCCCAAGACAATGCTCAGTTTACAGTGGTAACGGGACGTCGCCGTATCGGTAAGACATCACTCGTGTGGAAGGCATACGAGGACGAACCGATTCTCTATTTTTTTGTTGCCCGGAAAGCCGAAGGCGATTTGTGTGAGGACTACCGGCTTGAGATAGAGAACAAGTTGGGTGTCCCAACCATGGGACGGGCCGAACACTTCACCGATGTGTTCGAGTTCTTGATGAAACTTTCGGCAGAACGTCCCATCACGCTCTTTATCGACGAGTTCCAGGAGTTTTTCCGTGTGAACAAATCGGTGTTCAGCGATATGCAGCGCATCTGGGACCTATACAGCCCGAAGTCCCACATCAACCTGATTGTCTGTGGTTCGATTTATTCCATGATGACAAAGATATTCAAGGATAAGAAAGAACCGTTGTATAACCGGCAGTCGCGCTTTATGACTGTGCGTCCGTTTACTCCAACTGTTCTGAAAGATATTCTTTCGGAATACAACTCCGGCTACACGGCGGAAGATCTGCTGGCCTTGTACGCTTTCACGGGCGGCGTGGCGAAGTATGTACAACTACTCGTGGATGCAGGAGCAACAACTAAAACGGCTATGCTCGACCAGATTATAAAGGCCGACTCCATATTTTTGGGGGAGGGTAAAGCGATTCTTATCGAAGAGTTCGGCAAGGATTACGGAATATATTTTTCCATACTATCGGCCATTGCACGAGGAAAAACATCCCGTTCGGAAATCGAGAATGTGGTAGGCAAGGAAATCGGCGGTTATCTTACCAAGCTGGAGAAAGAATACGAAATCATATCGAAGAAGCAACCGTTGTTCGAGAAGAGTTCCGCCAAGAATGTCCGGTATATCATCGAGGACAATTTCTTCACGTTCTGGTTCCGCTTCATCTATAAGTACAGCTATATGCTGGAGATAGAGAATTATGGGAGTGTTAAGATGATTATAGGCCGGGATTATGAAACTTTCAGCGGTCTGATGCTTGAACGTTACTTTAAGCGTGTGCTGATAGAACGGCAAGTCTATACGCGCATCGGTGGCTGGTGGGACCGCAAGGGTGAGAACGAAATAGACATAGTAGCTGAAAACGAACTGGACGATACAGCGACATTTTTCGAAGTCAAGCGCAAAGCCGAAAATATCGACATGGAAAAACTGGAAGCGAAAGCAGCCGCTTTCATGCGTGCAACGGGAGAGTTCAAAGGTTATTCCTTGTCATACAAAGGGCTGTCAATGACTGATATGTAG
- a CDS encoding ABC transporter substrate-binding protein yields MKKFICPLIYLLALWLTGISCSHRQTLSTSSQTGDTIPLRYAENLTLVAYPDYTVATLRNPWDTLKILHTYILVPKETPLPEELPEGTVVRTPLSKSVIYSSVHCGLMDKLGAFGSIGGVCDLKYIKLPAVQDGVAKGTIADCGDGMNPDMEKIIDLHPDAILLSPFENSGGYGRIEKLNVPIIECADYMETSALGRAEWMRFYGLLFGVVPKADSLFAEVDSRYGQLKKRAALSSVSLSVVSELKSGSAWYVPGGRSTMGGLFNDACGRYVFAEDRHSGSVPLAFETVFDKAADADVWTIKYNRDRDMTYSDLQADYIGYTGFKAFKTRNIYGCNTAKVPFYEETPFRPDYLLADLIQILHPEIGDLGGLRYFCKLNEE; encoded by the coding sequence ATGAAGAAATTCATTTGTCCATTGATATACCTGTTGGCCTTGTGGCTGACAGGTATTTCTTGTTCTCATAGGCAAACTTTGAGTACGTCTTCCCAAACAGGAGATACCATTCCCTTGCGCTATGCCGAGAATCTGACATTAGTGGCTTATCCCGATTATACCGTTGCCACTCTGCGCAACCCCTGGGATACCTTGAAGATTCTGCATACTTATATATTAGTACCCAAAGAGACCCCTTTACCGGAAGAACTTCCCGAAGGTACTGTCGTACGTACTCCACTTTCCAAATCAGTCATCTACTCGTCCGTACATTGCGGATTGATGGATAAACTTGGTGCTTTCGGCAGTATAGGCGGAGTTTGCGATTTGAAGTACATCAAGCTGCCTGCCGTGCAAGATGGTGTTGCCAAAGGCACTATTGCCGATTGTGGAGATGGCATGAATCCTGATATGGAGAAGATTATTGACCTGCATCCCGATGCCATTCTGCTTTCTCCGTTCGAGAATAGTGGTGGCTACGGGCGTATTGAAAAACTGAACGTTCCCATTATAGAGTGTGCTGATTACATGGAAACATCCGCTTTGGGGCGTGCCGAATGGATGCGCTTTTATGGGCTGCTGTTTGGCGTTGTCCCGAAGGCCGACAGCCTCTTTGCCGAGGTGGATAGCCGGTATGGGCAACTGAAGAAGCGTGCCGCGCTTTCGTCCGTATCCCTTTCCGTAGTCAGCGAACTGAAAAGTGGTTCGGCATGGTATGTGCCGGGTGGACGTAGCACTATGGGAGGTCTGTTCAATGATGCCTGCGGACGCTATGTCTTTGCCGAGGACAGGCATAGCGGCTCCGTCCCTTTGGCGTTTGAAACAGTTTTTGATAAGGCTGCCGATGCCGATGTGTGGACTATCAAATACAATCGTGACCGTGATATGACCTATTCCGATTTGCAGGCTGATTATATTGGCTATACAGGTTTCAAGGCATTCAAGACACGGAATATTTACGGCTGTAATACGGCGAAAGTACCGTTTTATGAAGAGACGCCTTTCCGCCCCGACTACCTGTTGGCGGACCTGATACAGATTCTGCATCCCGAAATAGGAGATTTGGGCGGTTTGCGCTATTTTTGCAAGCTGAACGAAGAATGA
- a CDS encoding DUF5074 domain-containing protein yields the protein MKKSLIEACLLAVLVGTFAACDDSNEPQQPAVVEVKSVGAYFVNNGKWGANNGSIQFYDYETGAVSEDLYRLANGKGIGDTQDLCVYGSKLYVTCTTSSKLEVLDLKGRIIKTIPLTTASAQPMKPRYMTATGGKVYFTSYDGTVSKLDTLSLAVEGSVVVGPYPEALTSANNKLYINISNYGKGSQVAVVDLVTFTKSKDIEVLLNPYNQSLTVGGKVYFVSCGTYDNPDIPAENRILQTLQCIDSATDKVTNICQASFISYYDNKMYCIYADYYTPDKQAIFTYDLNTGEKTSLSSVNISAIQNPAEINVDPSNGDIYISSPDYTGAPGSVYVFDKNGVSKKTLEAGYYVAGVRFLQQ from the coding sequence ATGAAAAAGAGTTTAATCGAAGCTTGCCTATTGGCTGTGCTGGTAGGAACGTTTGCTGCTTGTGATGACAGCAATGAACCTCAACAACCTGCAGTGGTTGAGGTAAAGAGTGTTGGAGCTTACTTTGTGAACAATGGTAAGTGGGGAGCCAATAATGGCTCCATTCAGTTTTATGACTATGAAACGGGGGCGGTGAGTGAAGACTTATATCGGCTTGCCAATGGAAAAGGGATAGGAGATACTCAGGATTTGTGTGTGTACGGTTCGAAGCTGTATGTGACATGTACTACGTCTTCCAAGCTGGAAGTGTTGGACTTGAAAGGAAGGATTATCAAAACGATTCCATTGACTACTGCATCGGCCCAACCTATGAAACCGCGTTATATGACAGCTACCGGTGGAAAGGTGTATTTTACTTCTTACGATGGTACAGTGTCCAAGTTAGACACGCTTTCATTGGCTGTGGAAGGCTCGGTTGTGGTAGGTCCCTATCCGGAGGCATTAACATCTGCCAATAATAAACTATACATTAATATTTCCAATTATGGTAAAGGCAGTCAGGTGGCTGTAGTCGATTTGGTGACTTTTACAAAAAGCAAAGATATAGAGGTGCTGCTGAATCCTTATAATCAGTCACTGACTGTGGGTGGAAAGGTTTACTTTGTGTCTTGTGGCACTTACGATAATCCGGATATTCCGGCTGAGAACCGTATTTTGCAAACATTGCAATGTATCGATTCGGCAACGGATAAGGTTACAAACATTTGCCAGGCCAGTTTCATATCTTACTATGATAATAAAATGTATTGCATCTATGCAGATTACTATACACCCGACAAGCAAGCAATATTCACTTACGATTTGAACACTGGCGAGAAGACTTCTCTATCTTCAGTCAACATATCCGCTATACAGAATCCCGCAGAAATAAATGTTGATCCGAGTAATGGAGATATTTATATATCATCTCCCGATTATACCGGTGCTCCCGGATCTGTTTATGTATTTGATAAAAATGGTGTTTCAAAGAAGACTTTGGAAGCTGGCTATTATGTTGCCGGTGTTCGTTTCTTGCAACAATAA
- a CDS encoding iron ABC transporter permease → MNKGCKYGIALGAVILLLFIANLLAGSVAIPPADVFRILLLGSEGQKASWSFILWESRLPQALTALLCGGALSVCGLMLQTAFKNPLAGPSILGINSGASLGVAFVMLLFGGSITAGTFSLPGFFSVLTGAFIGAMLIMALILFFSTLIRSNVMLLITGIMIGYIASSAISLLNFFATAEGVQSYMIWGMGNFGGVSLRQMPAFALVTVFGLFGSLLLIKPLNALLLGERYAENLGVNLRRVRNWLLVITGLLTAVTTAFCGPVAFIGLAVPHVARMILGTANHNSLLPVTILCGGAVALLCNLICVLPGEAGIIPLNAVTPIIGAPVIIYVILSQRNPRHFS, encoded by the coding sequence ATGAACAAAGGCTGTAAATACGGTATCGCTTTGGGAGCAGTTATCCTCCTGCTTTTCATCGCCAATCTGTTGGCGGGGTCTGTTGCCATTCCGCCTGCTGACGTATTCCGCATCCTGCTCCTTGGCAGTGAAGGACAGAAGGCAAGCTGGAGCTTTATTCTTTGGGAATCCAGGCTTCCGCAGGCGTTGACGGCATTGCTTTGCGGTGGTGCGCTTTCCGTCTGTGGACTGATGTTGCAGACCGCGTTCAAGAATCCGCTTGCCGGGCCGTCCATTCTCGGCATTAATTCCGGAGCCAGTTTGGGGGTGGCATTTGTGATGCTTCTTTTTGGCGGAAGCATCACGGCGGGCACTTTCAGTTTGCCTGGCTTCTTTTCCGTATTGACTGGGGCTTTCATTGGCGCCATGTTGATTATGGCACTGATTCTTTTCTTTTCCACCTTGATAAGAAGCAACGTCATGTTGCTGATTACCGGCATTATGATAGGGTACATCGCCTCGTCGGCCATCTCATTGCTCAATTTCTTCGCCACGGCCGAGGGGGTGCAGTCCTATATGATTTGGGGAATGGGCAATTTCGGGGGAGTGTCCTTGCGGCAGATGCCTGCATTTGCATTGGTCACGGTTTTCGGTTTGTTCGGTTCACTGCTCTTGATTAAGCCTCTGAACGCCTTGCTGCTTGGCGAGCGCTATGCGGAGAATTTGGGCGTGAACCTGCGCCGGGTGCGCAACTGGCTGTTGGTGATAACGGGGCTGCTTACCGCCGTCACCACGGCTTTCTGCGGTCCGGTGGCTTTCATCGGACTGGCTGTGCCCCATGTGGCACGTATGATCTTGGGAACGGCCAATCACAATTCACTGCTACCCGTCACTATCCTCTGCGGAGGCGCGGTGGCACTGCTTTGCAACCTGATTTGCGTGTTGCCCGGTGAGGCAGGTATTATTCCTCTGAATGCGGTCACACCTATAATTGGAGCGCCGGTCATCATTTACGTTATTCTCAGCCAGAGGAATCCCAGGCATTTCAGTTGA
- a CDS encoding helix-turn-helix domain-containing protein, whose translation MGYAWNPFLDSLSAGKYVYKRLYNSSYTTFALRLDDDAGHIRKTLELTYHYLTSDHSAEMPRSLGNFLLLQITEIFHIRNLHSPVRSAVPIRYSVFLESYWLKIMIFTVLTVKEIAEKLGFSDQSSFGKFFKKESGTSPTNFRDGYKKIPQLIKKVAI comes from the coding sequence GTGGGCTATGCATGGAACCCTTTTTTAGACTCCCTTTCCGCAGGGAAGTATGTATACAAGCGGCTTTATAACAGCAGTTATACGACATTCGCCTTACGGTTGGATGATGATGCCGGACATATACGTAAGACACTGGAACTGACATACCACTACCTCACTTCTGACCATTCTGCGGAAATGCCCCGTTCTTTAGGAAACTTCCTGTTATTGCAAATAACAGAAATCTTCCATATCCGGAACCTACATTCTCCGGTCAGGTCAGCCGTGCCGATACGATATTCCGTCTTTTTAGAAAGTTACTGGCTGAAGATTATGATTTTTACGGTTCTGACCGTAAAGGAGATTGCGGAAAAATTAGGATTTTCGGACCAGTCATCTTTCGGAAAATTCTTCAAGAAGGAGTCAGGGACATCTCCCACAAACTTTCGTGACGGATATAAAAAGATTCCACAACTTATAAAAAAGGTTGCAATATAA
- a CDS encoding DUF7688 family protein, whose amino-acid sequence MKTEIRQNGKVILSSTDDISIPMIFKNLCGKNFSGDEYRNYLRTVCRDIGVTTGAIEYYAYNVLIEKATIPEF is encoded by the coding sequence ATGAAAACAGAAATTAGGCAGAATGGCAAAGTGATACTATCGAGTACAGACGATATATCTATTCCGATGATTTTCAAAAACTTATGTGGTAAGAACTTTTCTGGAGACGAGTATCGAAACTATCTCAGAACAGTTTGTCGGGATATTGGTGTTACGACTGGTGCGATTGAGTATTATGCCTATAACGTTTTGATTGAGAAAGCAACTATTCCTGAATTTTAA
- a CDS encoding Cof-type HAD-IIB family hydrolase translates to MKYKLLVLDVDGTLLNNAREVSKRTLTAILKVQQMGVRIVLASGRPTYGLISLAKTLELGNYGGFIISYNGCQIIKAQNGEILFERRINPEMLPYLEMKARKNGCAIFTYHDDELIADNPANEYIQNEAQLNSLKIIKEEEFSTAIDFAPCKCMLVSDDKKVLASLEEHWRKRLNGTLDVFRSEPYFLEVVPCGIDKANTLGVLLEHLSVKREEVIAVGDGVCDVTMLQLAGLGVAMGHAQNSVKICADYVTTSNEEDGVAQAIEKIILAEVHAGEIPLDLLNEQARHALMGNLGIQYTYASEERIEATMPVDERTRQPFGILHGGATLALAETVAGLGSMIICRPDEIVVGMQVSGNHISSAHEGDTVRAVGTIVHKGRSSHVWNVDVFTSTNKLVSSIRVVNSVIKKG, encoded by the coding sequence ATGAAATATAAATTGTTAGTCCTTGACGTGGACGGAACACTACTCAACAACGCAAGGGAAGTCAGCAAACGGACATTAACCGCCATACTGAAAGTTCAACAAATGGGAGTACGCATAGTGTTGGCATCCGGTCGGCCCACATACGGATTAATCTCATTGGCCAAAACTCTTGAATTAGGCAACTACGGAGGGTTCATCATCTCCTATAACGGTTGTCAAATTATAAAAGCCCAAAACGGAGAAATCCTGTTCGAACGACGAATCAATCCTGAAATGCTGCCTTATCTGGAAATGAAAGCCCGAAAAAACGGCTGCGCCATATTCACTTATCACGATGACGAACTTATAGCGGACAATCCGGCAAATGAATATATACAAAATGAAGCGCAACTGAATAGCTTAAAAATAATCAAAGAAGAAGAGTTCTCTACCGCAATAGATTTCGCCCCTTGCAAATGCATGTTGGTAAGTGACGACAAGAAGGTACTGGCCAGTTTGGAAGAACATTGGAGAAAACGTCTGAACGGTACTCTGGATGTTTTTCGTTCTGAGCCTTATTTTCTGGAAGTAGTTCCTTGTGGAATTGATAAAGCAAACACTTTGGGAGTCTTATTGGAACATCTGAGCGTAAAACGCGAAGAAGTGATTGCCGTCGGAGATGGTGTATGCGACGTGACGATGCTCCAATTAGCGGGGTTAGGTGTAGCAATGGGACATGCCCAAAATTCAGTAAAGATCTGTGCTGACTATGTGACAACTTCCAACGAAGAAGACGGTGTCGCCCAAGCCATAGAAAAAATAATTCTGGCAGAAGTCCATGCGGGAGAAATTCCTCTTGATCTGCTGAACGAACAAGCGCGCCATGCATTGATGGGAAATTTGGGAATCCAATATACCTACGCTTCGGAGGAACGCATAGAAGCAACCATGCCCGTAGATGAACGTACCCGCCAGCCATTTGGTATCCTACATGGCGGCGCCACCCTCGCATTGGCGGAAACCGTCGCCGGACTGGGCTCCATGATTATCTGCCGTCCAGATGAGATTGTTGTAGGGATGCAAGTCAGCGGCAATCATATATCCTCTGCACATGAGGGGGATACAGTACGTGCTGTGGGAACCATTGTACACAAGGGACGCTCATCTCATGTATGGAATGTAGATGTATTTACATCAACCAATAAGTTAGTATCTTCTATACGGGTGGTGAACAGTGTCATAAAAAAAGGATAA
- a CDS encoding TonB-dependent receptor plug domain-containing protein produces MKYRILNTCIFLCSMNIFCLTAQDAVPDTVTNRVHSIDEVIVRAPKIISNMTTAAPIQIMRREQMERIGVQGVAEAVKHFTGVSVKDYGGIGGLKTISVRSLGAQHTGVNYDGVAISDCQSGQVDISRFSLDNVSLLYLTIGQSDDIYQSAKTFASAGTLNIETLRPGLSEKSRQLTTNLKAGSFGLVNPSLLYAQRLNGKLSLSAYVDYLRADGNYPFKLWNGTALINEKRNNSDISSWRAELNSYLSLNAKQDLSVKLYLFDSERGLPGGVVYDNIYAAERLYDRNYFAQAAYENRFSDHWKLKVGGKFNYTWNKDYNNEASGITDDRFRQTETYLTATLWTSPIRNLSFSLAQDFSYNDLSTTLRNCQYPQRFSYLTSLAAHYALPNVVITASLLNTYITERVKTGEASDGFRRLSPAASLSWKPWDGNLRFRFSYKDIFRVPTFNDLYYLLIGNANLRPESTKQWNAGITWNRSLSSLIEYVGFSIDGYYGTVKDKIVAVPTMFVWRMMNVGKVETVGMDVNLTSDLNLAEKWKANLSVSYNFMQAEDITDRNSKVWRNQIAYTPKHSGSGNCTLVTPWLNVSYNILYSSRRYSSTYNSNDNRIDSYVDHGISLSKQIMLKDNQKLRIQLDALNLGNKNYEIVRFYPMSGRNYKATINYQF; encoded by the coding sequence ATGAAATATAGAATATTGAATACTTGCATATTCTTATGTAGTATGAATATCTTTTGTCTTACTGCTCAAGATGCTGTTCCGGATACAGTTACGAATAGAGTACATTCTATTGATGAAGTAATTGTGCGTGCCCCAAAAATAATTTCCAATATGACAACTGCTGCTCCAATCCAGATTATGAGAAGGGAACAGATGGAGAGAATAGGTGTACAAGGAGTTGCAGAAGCAGTGAAGCACTTTACGGGAGTCAGCGTAAAAGATTATGGAGGGATTGGCGGCTTAAAAACTATTTCTGTGCGTAGTCTTGGTGCACAGCATACGGGAGTGAATTATGACGGTGTGGCAATAAGCGATTGTCAGTCCGGTCAAGTTGATATATCCCGTTTCTCTTTGGACAATGTTTCTTTGCTCTATTTGACGATCGGTCAATCTGATGATATATATCAATCTGCCAAAACGTTTGCTTCTGCAGGTACTTTGAATATTGAGACACTCCGTCCCGGACTATCCGAAAAATCACGTCAACTGACGACTAATTTAAAAGCGGGTTCCTTTGGATTGGTCAATCCTTCTTTGCTTTATGCGCAGCGTCTAAACGGAAAGCTCAGTCTGTCTGCATACGTTGATTATCTGAGAGCCGATGGAAATTATCCTTTTAAATTATGGAACGGCACGGCTTTGATTAATGAAAAACGCAACAATAGCGATATAAGTTCTTGGCGTGCAGAACTAAACTCTTATCTGAGTTTAAATGCTAAGCAGGATCTGAGCGTGAAACTTTATTTGTTTGATTCGGAACGAGGGCTTCCCGGTGGTGTGGTTTATGACAATATTTATGCTGCGGAACGGTTATATGATCGTAATTATTTTGCGCAAGCAGCCTATGAAAACCGTTTCTCTGATCATTGGAAGCTGAAAGTGGGTGGGAAGTTTAATTATACTTGGAACAAAGACTACAATAATGAAGCGTCCGGTATTACAGATGACCGTTTTCGCCAGACGGAAACATATCTGACTGCAACCTTATGGACAAGCCCCATACGCAATCTCTCTTTTTCATTAGCGCAAGATTTCAGCTATAATGACTTGTCCACTACTCTGAGAAATTGCCAGTATCCCCAGCGGTTCAGTTATCTGACGTCATTGGCCGCCCATTATGCCTTACCTAATGTGGTAATAACCGCCTCCCTGCTGAATACTTACATTACGGAAAGAGTAAAGACAGGTGAGGCTTCGGATGGCTTTAGGCGTTTGTCGCCTGCCGCCAGTTTGTCGTGGAAACCTTGGGATGGGAACTTGCGTTTCCGGTTTTCATATAAGGATATATTTCGTGTGCCGACATTCAATGATTTGTATTATCTGTTGATTGGTAATGCCAATTTACGGCCCGAATCCACGAAGCAATGGAATGCCGGAATCACATGGAACCGTTCTTTGTCTTCTCTGATAGAATATGTAGGTTTCAGCATCGATGGATATTATGGAACTGTAAAAGACAAGATAGTGGCGGTTCCCACCATGTTTGTCTGGAGAATGATGAATGTAGGTAAAGTTGAAACAGTGGGTATGGATGTTAATCTGACCTCGGACTTGAACTTGGCGGAAAAGTGGAAAGCCAACTTGTCTGTATCGTATAATTTTATGCAGGCAGAAGACATTACAGATCGTAATTCTAAAGTTTGGAGAAATCAGATTGCCTATACACCGAAACATTCAGGGTCAGGAAATTGTACGCTGGTTACTCCCTGGCTGAACGTTTCATATAATATACTGTATTCTTCAAGAAGATATAGCAGTACTTATAATAGCAATGATAATAGGATTGATTCGTACGTGGATCATGGAATTTCTCTCTCTAAGCAGATTATGTTGAAAGATAACCAGAAACTGCGTATCCAGTTGGATGCTCTTAATTTGGGTAATAAAAATTATGAAATCGTCCGCTTTTATCCAATGTCTGGACGTAACTATAAAGCAACTATTAATTATCAATTTTAA